In Streptomyces alboniger, the following are encoded in one genomic region:
- a CDS encoding allene oxide cyclase barrel-like domain-containing protein, with protein sequence MLKKKTCAVFGAAASGVLALGISTALTVPAQASSQEVIHLAVGNNGVVHTDVGTPGLSVGDEFVYADKLFQGGRQIGKDGSSCQVTELRGSEITTNCVLSVQLPKGQITAQSLWVKGSDTVRMAITGGTGAYRGARGELTCDDIQTPKETYRITLDR encoded by the coding sequence GTGTTGAAGAAGAAGACGTGCGCTGTGTTCGGCGCGGCCGCGAGCGGGGTGCTGGCCCTCGGCATATCCACCGCGCTCACCGTTCCCGCGCAGGCCTCCTCCCAGGAGGTCATCCACCTGGCCGTGGGCAACAACGGAGTGGTGCACACCGATGTCGGCACTCCTGGTCTGAGCGTCGGCGACGAATTCGTCTACGCGGACAAGCTGTTCCAGGGCGGCCGGCAGATCGGCAAGGACGGCAGCTCCTGCCAGGTGACCGAGTTGCGGGGCTCGGAGATCACCACCAACTGCGTGCTCTCGGTGCAACTGCCGAAGGGCCAGATCACCGCGCAGTCCCTGTGGGTGAAGGGCAGCGACACGGTGCGGATGGCCATCACCGGCGGCACCGGCGCCTACCGGGGCGCCAGGGGTGAGCTGACATGCGACGACATCCAGACCCCGAAGGAGACGTACCGCATCACGCTGGACAGGTGA
- a CDS encoding AMP-binding protein, giving the protein MNAREQADAHVRAMMRWHFDPATGSRYWLDRRDQLGFDPVEDVRRVDDLLLFPNLVDELREVPVEDLVPRGLDATEKVFAVYESGGTTGAPKRFVMFENWFDQYMAWENSQYPDDGEGHALAVAPSGPHMLGEYSKRIAEARGGIRFSIDMDPRWVKRLLAAGDTAGARAYVDHLVDQTELVLRSQEIAFLITTPPLLARLAERPSARALIQEKVRLVIWTGAHMDPDTLDYLSTELFPKTRFRGSYGSTSVLSGTVQRPDPEGTGDAVFDSYAPFVLYRVVDPTTGRPVEFGSEGAVVMNYLTKYGLVPNSLERDLATRVPSPTGAGDSLRNIRPVAEVDGQKMIEGVY; this is encoded by the coding sequence ATGAACGCCCGCGAACAGGCCGACGCGCACGTCCGAGCCATGATGCGCTGGCACTTCGACCCGGCCACAGGCTCCCGGTACTGGCTGGACCGCCGCGACCAGCTGGGTTTCGACCCCGTCGAGGACGTGCGCCGCGTCGACGACCTGCTGTTGTTCCCCAACCTGGTGGACGAACTCCGCGAAGTTCCGGTCGAGGACCTCGTCCCCCGCGGCCTGGACGCCACGGAGAAGGTCTTCGCCGTGTACGAGAGCGGTGGCACCACCGGGGCTCCCAAGCGCTTCGTGATGTTCGAGAACTGGTTCGACCAATACATGGCGTGGGAGAACTCCCAGTACCCCGACGACGGGGAGGGGCACGCCCTGGCCGTCGCGCCCAGCGGCCCCCACATGCTCGGCGAGTACTCAAAGAGGATCGCCGAGGCCAGGGGAGGCATCAGGTTCTCCATCGACATGGACCCGCGCTGGGTGAAGCGACTGCTCGCCGCCGGTGACACCGCCGGCGCCCGCGCCTACGTCGACCACCTCGTCGACCAGACCGAACTGGTCCTGCGGTCACAGGAGATCGCCTTCCTGATCACGACGCCTCCACTCCTCGCCCGGCTCGCCGAACGGCCCTCGGCCCGCGCCCTGATCCAGGAGAAGGTGCGCCTGGTCATCTGGACGGGGGCGCACATGGACCCCGACACCCTCGACTACCTGTCCACGGAGCTCTTCCCCAAGACGCGGTTCCGGGGGTCGTACGGCAGCACCTCCGTCCTCAGCGGCACGGTGCAGCGCCCCGATCCGGAGGGTACGGGGGACGCGGTCTTCGACTCGTACGCGCCCTTCGTCCTCTACCGCGTGGTCGACCCCACCACCGGCCGGCCGGTCGAGTTCGGGTCGGAGGGAGCCGTCGTCATGAACTACCTCACCAAGTACGGCCTCGTGCCCAACAGCCTCGAACGCGACCTGGCCACGCGGGTCCCCAGCCCCACGGGCGCCGGTGACTCCCTGCGGAACATCCGTCCGGTCGCCGAGGTGGACGGCCAGAAGATGATCGAAGGCGTCTACTGA
- a CDS encoding SDR family NAD(P)-dependent oxidoreductase: MVPRLIVVTGASAGIGKATAKRFADNNDKVLLIARGRDRLTRAVEEIEASVPGADLEPLALDLSDAASAQTLQHHIKATGLPVNSLLCCAGSVPRSEGGPEGTDVAATLTEWQEAYEANVLTSVIAVEGLLPLMSDGGSVVLYSSVAAYRGSGGTGGYGAAKAALHSYVHTLATRLGPRGISANAIAPGYVAGTELFGDGLPAARETMLVRQTALRRAGEPAEIAELGFYLCSPPGGYVTSQILQINGGSHHGA; encoded by the coding sequence ATGGTGCCCAGGTTGATCGTGGTGACCGGTGCGAGCGCCGGCATCGGCAAGGCCACGGCGAAGCGGTTCGCCGACAACAACGACAAGGTGCTGCTGATCGCCCGAGGACGGGACCGGCTCACGCGAGCGGTCGAGGAGATCGAGGCGAGCGTCCCCGGAGCGGACCTCGAACCGCTCGCCCTCGACCTCTCCGATGCCGCGTCGGCGCAGACCCTCCAGCACCACATCAAGGCGACCGGTCTGCCCGTCAACAGCCTGCTCTGCTGCGCCGGTTCGGTCCCGCGGTCCGAAGGCGGGCCCGAAGGCACGGACGTGGCGGCGACGCTGACGGAATGGCAGGAGGCATACGAGGCGAACGTCCTGACCTCGGTCATCGCCGTGGAAGGCCTGCTCCCCCTCATGTCCGACGGCGGCAGTGTCGTGCTCTACAGCTCCGTCGCCGCCTACCGGGGCTCCGGCGGAACAGGTGGATACGGCGCCGCGAAGGCGGCCCTCCACTCGTACGTCCACACCCTCGCGACGCGGCTGGGTCCGCGCGGCATCAGCGCCAACGCCATCGCGCCGGGATATGTCGCCGGCACCGAGCTCTTCGGCGACGGCCTTCCCGCCGCGCGGGAGACCATGCTCGTGCGGCAGACCGCCCTGCGACGCGCCGGAGAACCGGCCGAGATCGCCGAACTCGGTTTCTATCTGTGCTCACCGCCCGGCGGCTATGTCACCTCGCAGATCCTCCAGATCAACGGCGGCTCGCATCACGGCGCCTGA
- a CDS encoding acyl--CoA ligase, translating into MTETVARTAQGPVGGREEIRLDTSGSTGAARPWFRLPHQMEREVELIGAHLVGPVDRVINYAPPHHLFGALFGQWLPRLADVPVHQAWTDPFEPPSVSRGERVLVVCIPMAWELLRRAWPALEGAHSIVALHSSATPPHAAHELVRRAAPLLRAHEILGSTETGGIGHRPLAPVGSGTDPWRAFPDVTFVRPADAPAGGAEELVIRGPRLARPEHGSRPPAQWATGDLVEFTAPRAFRLIGRSGSLIKVNGIKVHLARVDEQLNSRLPRAECVALPLPDDSLAGEGYAVFWSCPKKGVGVADIRAALRDFPSPSRIVELADVPRTPTGKPDRKALLATL; encoded by the coding sequence ATGACGGAGACGGTGGCTCGCACGGCGCAGGGCCCGGTCGGCGGCCGCGAGGAGATCCGCCTGGACACGTCCGGCAGCACGGGGGCCGCGCGTCCCTGGTTCCGGCTCCCGCACCAGATGGAGCGCGAGGTGGAGCTGATCGGCGCGCACCTCGTCGGCCCGGTCGACCGCGTCATCAACTACGCCCCACCGCACCACCTGTTCGGCGCGCTGTTCGGGCAGTGGCTGCCGCGCCTGGCGGATGTGCCCGTCCACCAGGCGTGGACCGACCCGTTCGAGCCCCCGTCGGTCTCTCGCGGCGAACGCGTCCTGGTCGTCTGCATCCCGATGGCCTGGGAACTGCTGCGCCGCGCCTGGCCCGCGCTGGAGGGCGCGCACTCGATCGTCGCCCTGCACAGCTCCGCGACCCCGCCGCACGCCGCCCACGAACTCGTCCGCCGAGCCGCTCCGCTGCTCCGGGCCCACGAGATCCTCGGGTCGACCGAGACCGGCGGCATCGGCCACCGGCCGCTGGCCCCCGTGGGCAGCGGCACCGACCCGTGGCGGGCCTTTCCCGATGTGACCTTCGTCCGCCCCGCCGACGCACCGGCGGGAGGAGCGGAGGAACTGGTGATCCGTGGCCCGCGCCTGGCCCGCCCGGAGCACGGGAGCCGGCCGCCCGCCCAATGGGCCACCGGCGACCTGGTGGAATTCACCGCCCCGCGCGCTTTCCGGCTCATCGGCCGCAGCGGATCCTTGATCAAGGTGAATGGAATCAAAGTGCATCTCGCCAGGGTCGACGAACAGTTGAACTCCCGTCTGCCGCGGGCGGAATGCGTCGCACTGCCCCTGCCCGACGACTCGCTCGCCGGAGAGGGATACGCGGTCTTCTGGTCCTGCCCGAAAAAGGGAGTGGGCGTCGCGGACATCAGAGCGGCTCTCCGGGATTTCCCGAGCCCGTCGCGGATCGTCGAATTGGCGGACGTACCGAGGACGCCCACCGGAAAACCGGATCGAAAGGCGTTATTGGCCACGCTCTGA
- a CDS encoding aromatic amino acid ammonia-lyase, giving the protein MSAASHLELDGTGLTPRAVAAAARRGGPDTRVTLTPAAVKQMHASVDLKETLLAQEVPIYAVTTGFGDSCVRQIAPDKAHELQRNLVLYHLNGVGPTAVQAVTRATMLIRANALAKGASAIRPQAVHTLLACLSRDILPLIPERGSVGASGDLVPLCYLAAALIGEGQVLHRGTERPALAALRDEGIEPLRLAPKEGIALINGTSFAAAYAVLAAADARELAFVAELATAMTLEALHGNASALHPFVHDNKPHRGQVHSARAIRTLLAGSRLATSFDDILVRREKLAGRGYLQLNERIQDKYSVRCAPQIIGIVRDTLDWTESWLGTEINSATDNPLFDVDEAGLHLGGNFYAGHVGQSMDSLKTAVAGLANLLDRQLALVVDEKFNEGLPPNLVAPRSPDDPEAGLHHGFKGMQIAASAVTAEALKQTGPVSVFSRSTEAHNQDIVSMGTISARDARTVNGLVREVAAIHLLALAQALDLRGVEKASHAVRAVHELIREHSAFVAHDRRLDHDIKAVIGLIETGALRRAAGLGDEDFAEGRELADVAPRG; this is encoded by the coding sequence ATGTCCGCGGCCTCACATCTCGAACTCGACGGAACCGGCCTCACGCCTCGCGCGGTCGCTGCGGCCGCGCGCCGCGGCGGCCCCGACACCCGGGTGACCCTCACTCCCGCGGCGGTCAAACAGATGCACGCCTCCGTGGACCTCAAGGAGACGCTGCTGGCCCAAGAAGTCCCCATCTACGCCGTGACGACCGGCTTCGGAGACAGCTGTGTGCGGCAGATCGCGCCCGACAAGGCGCACGAACTCCAGCGCAACCTCGTGCTCTACCACCTCAACGGCGTGGGCCCGACGGCCGTCCAGGCGGTCACCCGGGCCACGATGCTCATCAGGGCCAACGCGCTGGCCAAGGGCGCCTCGGCGATCCGGCCGCAGGCGGTGCACACCCTCCTCGCGTGCCTGAGCCGGGACATCCTGCCGCTGATCCCCGAACGCGGGTCGGTCGGCGCCAGCGGTGACCTGGTACCCCTGTGCTACCTCGCCGCGGCACTGATCGGCGAAGGGCAGGTCCTGCACCGCGGCACCGAGCGCCCGGCGCTCGCCGCCCTGCGCGACGAGGGCATCGAGCCGCTGCGACTCGCGCCCAAGGAGGGAATCGCGCTGATCAACGGAACCTCCTTCGCCGCCGCGTACGCGGTCCTCGCCGCCGCGGACGCGAGGGAGCTCGCCTTCGTCGCCGAACTCGCGACGGCCATGACACTGGAGGCGCTGCACGGCAACGCCTCCGCACTGCACCCCTTCGTCCACGACAACAAGCCGCACCGGGGTCAGGTCCATTCCGCGAGGGCCATCAGGACCCTGCTCGCGGGATCACGCCTCGCCACGTCCTTCGACGACATCCTGGTGCGTCGGGAGAAGCTGGCCGGGCGGGGTTACCTTCAGCTGAACGAGAGAATCCAGGACAAGTACTCGGTGCGCTGCGCCCCGCAGATCATCGGCATCGTCCGTGACACGCTCGACTGGACGGAGAGCTGGCTCGGCACCGAGATCAACTCCGCCACCGACAATCCCCTCTTCGACGTCGACGAGGCCGGGCTCCATCTCGGCGGAAACTTCTACGCGGGCCATGTCGGGCAGTCCATGGACAGCCTGAAGACGGCGGTGGCAGGCCTGGCCAACCTGCTCGACCGCCAACTCGCACTCGTCGTGGACGAGAAGTTCAACGAGGGGCTGCCGCCCAACCTGGTCGCCCCGCGCAGCCCGGACGACCCCGAGGCGGGCCTGCACCACGGCTTCAAGGGCATGCAGATAGCGGCTTCCGCCGTCACGGCCGAAGCACTCAAACAGACGGGCCCGGTATCGGTGTTCTCCCGCTCCACGGAGGCGCACAACCAGGACATCGTCAGCATGGGCACCATCTCGGCCAGGGACGCGCGCACGGTCAACGGCCTGGTGCGGGAAGTGGCGGCCATCCATCTGCTCGCGCTCGCCCAGGCCCTCGACCTGCGCGGCGTCGAGAAGGCGTCACACGCCGTCCGGGCGGTGCACGAGCTCATCCGCGAGCACAGCGCCTTCGTCGCGCACGACCGGCGCCTCGACCACGACATCAAGGCCGTGATCGGCCTGATCGAGACGGGAGCGCTGCGGCGCGCCGCGGGGCTCGGGGACGAGGACTTCGCCGAGGGCCGAGAACTCGCCGACGTCGCGCCGCGCGGGTGA